The proteins below are encoded in one region of Halalkalicoccus jeotgali B3:
- a CDS encoding helix-turn-helix domain-containing protein: MIDLAMDMEQYDCPFIDTTDDHGVAFSAVHWHFDTASERLETRMIVEADSHVELERALAALREHDRLHECDTFMKHGDTGLVRTVIDQTNAMQTIRDNGGYITGPFHIEDGRECWEVGFDDEDVADETLSDLERENEFSVTERAAVSPEDLFDVLRNAGPAADLLSACRSLSVTERETLSVAVDRGYFETPREETLSSLGTRFGISDTAVSNNLRRAERKLLGRVVDTAAELDDHDRENDTLN, from the coding sequence ATGATCGACCTCGCGATGGACATGGAGCAGTACGACTGCCCCTTTATCGACACGACGGACGATCACGGGGTCGCGTTCTCGGCGGTCCACTGGCATTTTGACACCGCGAGCGAGCGCCTCGAGACGCGCATGATCGTCGAGGCCGACTCCCATGTCGAACTCGAACGCGCGCTGGCGGCGCTCCGGGAGCACGACCGGCTCCACGAGTGCGATACGTTCATGAAACATGGCGATACGGGTCTCGTCCGGACGGTAATCGACCAGACCAACGCCATGCAAACGATCCGCGACAACGGCGGCTACATCACCGGCCCGTTTCACATCGAGGACGGCCGCGAGTGCTGGGAAGTGGGCTTCGACGACGAGGACGTCGCCGACGAGACGCTCTCGGATCTGGAACGCGAAAACGAGTTTTCGGTCACCGAGCGGGCGGCAGTTTCCCCCGAGGACCTGTTCGACGTGCTGCGAAACGCCGGGCCCGCCGCGGACCTGCTCTCGGCCTGTCGATCGCTCTCCGTGACCGAACGTGAGACGCTCTCGGTCGCGGTCGACCGGGGCTACTTCGAGACCCCGCGGGAGGAGACTCTCTCATCGCTCGGGACTCGGTTCGGGATCTCGGATACGGCGGTCTCGAACAACCTGCGCCGGGCCGAACGGAAACTCCTCGGGCGGGTCGTCGATACGGCGGCCGAACTCGACGATCACGATCGGGAAAACGATACCCTTAATTGA
- a CDS encoding metal-dependent hydrolase — translation MFVGHAMLAFALGAGGARLAGRRPERALSIGVLAGAFATVPDVDMLYALSGLVGETGGVEGFWSASTLVHRAATHSLLVGVASAVGFSLCAAGLASLRPGERPLVRAAGPLSGLAILFALLAVAGAASGPLGLAVMGAFVLAGLALTAAAVRFGGLGPGVVGAAALVGLVSHPFGDLLTGEPPLFLYPLEAPLVTERVLLSPDPTLHLLGAFGLELATIWLAALVYCRLTERSLRGHVHWRAALGVAYVGGALAVPAPTVDSAYRFVFGVLAIGVVGPAPLARRIYPATRIAQWRPDGVATPLLTGLAAITLAGLSFAVGYALL, via the coding sequence ATGTTCGTCGGCCACGCGATGCTGGCGTTCGCCCTCGGTGCCGGGGGCGCGCGACTGGCCGGACGCCGTCCCGAGCGGGCGCTTTCGATCGGCGTTCTCGCAGGGGCCTTCGCGACCGTCCCGGACGTCGATATGCTGTACGCGCTGTCGGGACTGGTCGGCGAAACGGGCGGCGTTGAGGGGTTCTGGAGCGCGAGCACGCTCGTCCACCGCGCCGCCACTCACTCGCTTCTCGTCGGCGTCGCAAGCGCCGTCGGGTTCTCGCTCTGTGCGGCCGGCCTCGCCTCGCTGCGACCGGGCGAGCGTCCCCTCGTGCGGGCGGCGGGTCCGCTCTCGGGACTCGCGATCCTGTTTGCCCTGCTCGCGGTCGCCGGGGCCGCGAGCGGCCCGCTCGGACTCGCGGTGATGGGGGCGTTCGTCCTCGCGGGGCTCGCGCTCACGGCGGCAGCCGTTCGGTTCGGCGGTCTCGGACCCGGCGTGGTCGGGGCGGCGGCGCTGGTCGGACTGGTGAGCCACCCGTTCGGGGACCTCCTGACCGGCGAGCCGCCGCTGTTTCTCTACCCGCTCGAAGCCCCGCTCGTCACCGAACGCGTCCTCTTGAGCCCGGATCCGACGCTTCACCTGCTGGGTGCGTTCGGCCTCGAACTGGCGACGATCTGGCTGGCCGCACTCGTCTACTGTCGGCTGACCGAGCGCTCGCTCCGGGGCCACGTCCACTGGCGGGCGGCGCTGGGCGTCGCCTACGTGGGTGGTGCGCTGGCGGTGCCCGCACCGACCGTCGACTCGGCCTACCGGTTCGTCTTCGGGGTCCTCGCGATCGGCGTCGTCGGCCCCGCGCCGCTGGCCCGGCGGATCTATCCCGCGACCCGGATCGCACAGTGGCGCCCGGACGGGGTTGCGACGCCGCTGCTCACCGGGCTGGCCGCGATCACGCTCGCGGGGCTGTCCTTTGCGGTCGGCTACGCGCTGCTCTGA
- a CDS encoding succinylglutamate desuccinylase/aspartoacylase family protein — MTPPARPSRRTVLATVGGTAAAALSGCIGGRDDTPPTDDGEPTETERETSLMMEGTDYETTVHVLTAGEGPTGMVLGGVHGNEVGGVEAAHVATEYELSGGRLIVIPETNAPAVEKEGRTGPDGDLNRQFPIGEEPTTEIARGLWAEIEAYEPDCLIDMHTSRGILGVDEGAVGQTIFPSPAEGTSVDAEATAQYVNEEVIAEFLEENPEYAFRAARVEEENIDQNDESHLMAVMKAGADLGIEGWITEVTYRGFDRDQQAFLHDRIATRLLAENGLDVVSPLDGESLQSL, encoded by the coding sequence ATGACACCTCCCGCCCGCCCCTCGCGTCGAACCGTCCTCGCAACCGTCGGTGGAACTGCCGCTGCCGCGCTCTCCGGCTGTATCGGCGGCCGCGACGACACTCCCCCGACGGACGACGGCGAACCCACGGAAACCGAACGAGAGACGTCCCTAATGATGGAGGGAACCGACTACGAGACGACCGTCCACGTCCTCACCGCGGGCGAGGGCCCCACGGGGATGGTCCTCGGGGGGGTTCACGGCAACGAGGTCGGCGGGGTCGAGGCCGCCCACGTCGCCACCGAATACGAGCTTTCCGGTGGTCGACTGATCGTCATCCCCGAGACGAACGCGCCCGCCGTCGAGAAGGAGGGACGCACCGGACCCGACGGCGACCTGAACCGCCAGTTTCCCATCGGCGAGGAGCCCACGACGGAGATCGCACGCGGGCTCTGGGCCGAGATCGAGGCCTACGAACCGGACTGTCTGATCGACATGCACACTTCGCGGGGCATCCTCGGCGTCGACGAGGGCGCGGTCGGCCAGACGATCTTCCCCTCGCCTGCAGAGGGGACGAGCGTCGACGCCGAGGCAACGGCCCAGTACGTAAACGAGGAGGTCATCGCCGAGTTCCTCGAGGAGAACCCCGAGTACGCCTTCCGGGCGGCGCGCGTCGAGGAGGAGAACATCGACCAGAACGACGAGAGCCACCTGATGGCGGTGATGAAGGCGGGCGCGGACCTCGGAATCGAGGGCTGGATCACCGAGGTCACCTACAGGGGCTTCGACCGCGACCAGCAGGCGTTTCTCCACGACCGGATCGCGACCCGGCTGCTCGCGGAAAACGGCCTCGACGTCGTGAGCCCGCTCGATGGCGAGTCGCTTCAGTCCCTATAG
- the gfo6 gene encoding D-xylose 1-dehydrogenase Gfo6 codes for MSLEEFLGGFTERDWQHREEGTVRLAMVGMGWWTREEAIPAIEGSDFCETTVAVSGSISDPREVEGTDLEYAIDYEAFADGEASGAYDAVYVATPNALHLEHVRSAAKLGKDVICEKPMEVSAERARELTAVCERAGVTLMIAYRVQTDPATRRARDLLREGVIGEPVSVHGGMTDDMLSFVDGPDHWRLDPDLSGGTTMNDIGIYPLNTTRFLLDRDPISASGRTWSESPEFEGVDEHASFEFGFEDGIVLTGSVSHSACEESHLRVVGTEGQLLLDRPFFPGRSRELLVEREGTRSTVTFDQRDQMREEFDYFAHCLLTDTEPAPDGEHGVLDIRAIEAVYEAAETGKRVEL; via the coding sequence ATGTCACTGGAGGAGTTCCTCGGCGGGTTCACCGAGCGCGACTGGCAACACCGCGAGGAAGGAACGGTTCGTCTCGCGATGGTCGGGATGGGGTGGTGGACGCGCGAGGAAGCCATCCCCGCGATCGAGGGCAGCGACTTCTGTGAGACGACCGTGGCGGTGAGCGGTTCGATCTCGGACCCGCGTGAGGTCGAGGGAACCGACCTCGAATACGCCATCGACTACGAGGCCTTCGCCGACGGCGAGGCAAGCGGGGCCTACGACGCCGTGTACGTTGCCACGCCCAACGCGCTGCACTTAGAGCACGTTCGGTCCGCCGCGAAACTCGGCAAGGACGTCATCTGTGAGAAACCCATGGAGGTCTCCGCGGAGCGTGCAAGGGAGCTGACGGCGGTCTGCGAGCGAGCGGGCGTCACCCTGATGATCGCCTACCGCGTCCAGACCGACCCCGCAACCCGTCGCGCCCGGGACCTGCTCCGTGAGGGCGTCATTGGCGAGCCCGTCAGCGTCCACGGCGGGATGACAGACGACATGCTCTCGTTCGTCGACGGCCCCGACCACTGGCGCCTCGATCCCGACCTCTCGGGGGGAACGACGATGAACGACATCGGGATCTACCCGCTGAACACGACCCGCTTCCTGCTGGATCGGGATCCGATCTCCGCCTCCGGGCGAACCTGGTCGGAGAGTCCGGAGTTCGAGGGCGTCGACGAGCACGCGAGCTTCGAGTTCGGGTTCGAGGACGGGATCGTCCTCACGGGGTCGGTCAGCCACAGCGCCTGCGAGGAGAGCCACCTGCGGGTGGTCGGAACGGAGGGGCAACTGCTGCTCGACCGTCCCTTCTTCCCCGGCCGATCCCGCGAGCTCCTCGTCGAGCGCGAGGGAACACGCTCGACGGTAACGTTCGACCAGCGCGACCAGATGCGCGAGGAGTTCGATTACTTCGCCCACTGCCTGCTGACCGACACCGAGCCGGCGCCCGATGGCGAACACGGCGTCCTCGACATCCGGGCGATCGAGGCCGTCTACGAAGCCGCCGAGACCGGAAAGCGCGTCGAGCTATAG
- a CDS encoding transcriptional regulator yields the protein MARDPLAEGDEPDPQRVLDALCDDDCRAIVRTLDGAMTASDISEACEIPLSTTYRKLDTMTEATLLEELTEIRADGRHTARYRLDFDSVTVSITEDRRLDLTISRPTRTADERLAALWSDVRREV from the coding sequence ATGGCCCGGGACCCGCTCGCCGAGGGGGACGAACCGGACCCCCAACGCGTCCTCGACGCGCTCTGTGACGACGACTGCCGGGCGATCGTCCGGACCCTCGACGGCGCGATGACCGCAAGCGATATCTCGGAGGCCTGTGAGATCCCCCTCTCGACGACCTACCGGAAACTGGATACGATGACCGAGGCGACGCTACTGGAGGAACTAACGGAGATCCGAGCCGACGGCCGCCACACCGCGCGCTATCGTCTCGATTTCGACTCGGTCACGGTCTCGATCACCGAGGACCGCCGGCTCGATCTGACGATCTCCCGGCCGACGCGGACGGCCGACGAACGACTCGCGGCGCTGTGGTCGGACGTTCGACGGGAGGTCTGA
- a CDS encoding DUF7521 family protein: protein MVHETAPEWVTIALIVVKTLMVVLGGAITFFAYRAFRRTRNRSLGLLTGGFALVTLGSALAGLAFEILGVWIGLGVLIEGLFVLAGFSLIAASLLGE from the coding sequence ATGGTCCACGAAACCGCACCCGAGTGGGTAACGATCGCACTGATCGTCGTCAAGACGCTGATGGTGGTTTTGGGTGGGGCGATCACCTTTTTCGCCTATCGGGCCTTTCGGCGCACTCGAAACCGGTCGCTTGGCCTCCTTACAGGCGGGTTCGCGCTCGTGACGCTCGGGAGCGCACTCGCCGGGCTTGCCTTCGAGATCCTCGGGGTGTGGATCGGGCTCGGGGTACTCATCGAGGGACTGTTCGTGTTGGCGGGGTTCTCGCTGATCGCCGCCTCCTTGCTCGGGGAGTGA
- a CDS encoding cation:proton antiporter, producing the protein MGRVGVPRANPTEPMTAMLATDLPVADPVLIFALAVLVFLVAPLAFQRYRLPGIVGVIVVGAAIGPNALGLLARDTTIVLLGEVGLLYLMFVAGLEIDVGEFTESVDRSVVFGLLSFVIPQAVGTVAGVLVLGLTIPAASLFASIFASHTLLAYPVANRLGIVGDEAMTVTIGGTIVTDTLALLVLAVVAASTQGVLDGLFWTRLGIGLVLFFLGVWTLVPHVGRWFFRTHTDESYFEFLFVLAVVFVCAFLAELAGVEPIVGAFLAGLALNRLIPESGTLMNRIEFVGNALFIPFFLLSIGMLVDVRAIAAGPRTLLITVVLVASVLATKFAAAWVTGRLYGYSPEQVSGMFGLSLGQAAAALAIVLVGFELGIDGFDGDMVNAVVLMILAASLISPAVVERAGKRILLETPHEDEVASPQRILLPFSAESEHWEALCDLALVIRNPRSDEPLRALTVVEPGEDARSRVARAEATLARTVAYVAGAEVPVDTGTRLNYNVASGVVNAGIENRITTVVIGWDGARSRRQQAHGNVIDQVLERTTQLVVVSRIREPLTTASRVVLVLPPGIDHNAGFAEAIHTVKLLASRTGLGIRAVVVGDDVPRCRRAVEGVAPTVETDSDAVRDWKALLALIRDEVSRRDLVVLLSARRGTRGWHPELETLPKSVSTLHGGDFLVVYPASAERADDRQFLRLR; encoded by the coding sequence ATGGGGCGAGTGGGTGTTCCGAGGGCGAACCCCACCGAACCGATGACAGCGATGCTCGCGACGGACCTGCCCGTCGCGGATCCCGTCCTGATATTCGCGCTCGCGGTTCTCGTGTTTCTCGTTGCGCCGCTCGCCTTCCAGCGCTATCGCCTGCCCGGAATCGTCGGGGTCATCGTCGTGGGGGCGGCGATCGGCCCGAACGCGCTCGGACTCCTCGCACGCGACACGACGATCGTCCTGCTGGGGGAGGTGGGATTGCTCTATCTCATGTTCGTCGCCGGTCTGGAGATCGACGTCGGCGAGTTCACCGAGAGCGTCGATCGGAGTGTCGTCTTCGGCCTGCTGTCGTTCGTGATCCCGCAGGCGGTCGGAACCGTCGCCGGCGTTCTCGTTCTCGGGCTCACGATACCGGCAGCGTCGCTGTTCGCCTCGATCTTCGCCTCCCACACCCTGCTCGCGTACCCGGTCGCCAATCGGCTGGGGATCGTCGGCGACGAGGCGATGACCGTGACCATCGGCGGGACGATCGTCACCGACACGCTCGCGTTGCTCGTGCTGGCGGTGGTCGCGGCCTCGACGCAGGGAGTCCTCGACGGACTCTTCTGGACGCGACTCGGGATCGGCCTCGTCCTCTTTTTCCTCGGCGTCTGGACGCTCGTCCCGCACGTGGGCAGGTGGTTCTTCCGCACCCACACCGACGAGAGCTACTTCGAGTTCCTCTTCGTGCTGGCGGTGGTGTTCGTCTGTGCGTTCCTCGCGGAGCTCGCGGGCGTCGAGCCGATCGTCGGAGCCTTCCTCGCGGGGTTGGCTCTGAACCGGCTGATCCCCGAGTCGGGCACGCTGATGAACCGCATCGAGTTCGTGGGCAACGCGCTCTTTATCCCCTTTTTCCTGCTGTCGATCGGGATGCTCGTCGACGTCCGCGCGATCGCCGCGGGCCCGCGGACGCTGCTCATCACGGTCGTTCTCGTCGCCAGCGTCCTCGCCACGAAGTTCGCGGCGGCGTGGGTCACCGGCCGGCTCTACGGCTACAGCCCCGAACAAGTCAGCGGGATGTTCGGGCTCTCGCTGGGACAGGCCGCCGCCGCGCTCGCGATCGTCCTCGTGGGCTTCGAACTCGGCATCGACGGCTTCGACGGGGACATGGTCAACGCCGTCGTGTTGATGATCCTCGCGGCGAGCCTCATCAGCCCCGCCGTCGTCGAACGCGCCGGAAAGCGGATCCTGCTCGAAACCCCGCACGAGGACGAAGTCGCGAGCCCACAGCGGATCTTACTCCCCTTCTCGGCCGAGTCCGAACACTGGGAGGCGCTGTGTGATCTGGCGCTCGTGATCCGCAACCCGCGCTCGGACGAACCGCTCCGGGCGCTGACGGTCGTCGAACCCGGCGAGGACGCCCGCTCGCGCGTGGCGCGGGCCGAAGCGACGCTCGCGCGGACCGTCGCCTACGTCGCTGGAGCGGAGGTCCCCGTCGATACGGGGACGCGGCTCAACTACAACGTCGCCTCCGGCGTCGTCAACGCGGGCATCGAGAACCGGATCACGACGGTCGTCATCGGCTGGGACGGCGCGCGCTCGCGCCGCCAGCAAGCTCACGGGAACGTGATCGATCAGGTCCTCGAACGGACCACCCAGCTCGTGGTCGTCTCCCGTATCCGCGAACCGCTCACCACGGCCAGCCGGGTCGTCCTCGTGCTCCCGCCAGGAATCGATCACAACGCCGGCTTCGCCGAGGCGATCCACACCGTCAAACTCCTCGCGAGCCGGACGGGCCTCGGGATCCGAGCGGTCGTCGTCGGGGACGACGTCCCACGATGTCGACGGGCCGTCGAGGGCGTCGCACCGACGGTCGAGACCGATTCCGACGCCGTGAGGGACTGGAAGGCGCTTCTCGCGTTGATTCGAGACGAGGTCTCGCGGAGGGATCTGGTCGTCCTGCTGAGCGCCCGGCGCGGGACCCGCGGGTGGCATCCGGAACTCGAAACCCTCCCCAAGAGCGTCTCGACGCTCCACGGCGGGGATTTCCTCGTCGTCTACCCGGCCAGCGCAGAGCGCGCCGACGACCGGCAGTTCCTCCGGCTCCGCTGA
- a CDS encoding response regulator: MESEGSDGVTILHVDDDPALGGLVKTFLEREASGLECRVLSETSPVDALERLDDGEGIDCVISDYRMPGMNGIEFLETVREDHPELPVLLFSGEETNAVAAEIIHAGLTDYLRKGMGTDQYTMLIRRVGHAVDSDGRFDPAAETELDGVGVVGSDEFFERADETYASCYGYAPDDVAGKHWTELHPEWEVEHIRTHVLPVVREQGTWSGRSEGLRSDGSTFVESKLVSALDDGRLMIAVSELDESHVENAA, encoded by the coding sequence ATGGAATCCGAGGGAAGCGACGGAGTGACGATCCTTCACGTCGACGACGATCCGGCGTTGGGAGGGCTCGTAAAGACGTTCCTCGAACGCGAGGCGAGCGGGTTGGAGTGTCGCGTGCTGAGCGAGACGTCCCCGGTCGACGCGCTCGAGCGACTCGACGACGGCGAGGGCATCGACTGTGTGATCAGCGACTACCGGATGCCCGGGATGAACGGGATCGAGTTCCTCGAGACCGTCCGCGAGGACCATCCGGAGCTTCCGGTGTTGTTGTTCTCGGGCGAGGAGACCAACGCCGTCGCCGCCGAGATCATCCACGCGGGGCTGACCGATTACCTCCGGAAAGGGATGGGAACCGACCAGTACACCATGCTGATCCGTCGGGTCGGTCACGCGGTCGACTCGGACGGGCGATTCGACCCGGCGGCCGAAACCGAACTCGACGGCGTCGGTGTCGTCGGCAGCGACGAGTTCTTCGAGCGGGCCGACGAGACCTACGCCTCGTGTTACGGCTACGCCCCCGATGACGTCGCGGGCAAACACTGGACGGAACTCCACCCCGAGTGGGAGGTCGAGCACATCCGCACGCACGTGTTGCCGGTCGTCCGGGAGCAGGGGACTTGGAGCGGTCGAAGCGAGGGGCTGCGCTCCGACGGCAGTACGTTCGTCGAGTCGAAACTGGTGAGTGCACTCGACGACGGCCGGCTCATGATCGCCGTCTCGGAGTTGGACGAGAGCCACGTCGAGAACGCCGCCTGA
- the ilvD gene encoding dihydroxy-acid dehydratase, with amino-acid sequence MSNTPQQERRGEKREDLPSREVTEGPERAPHRAMFRAMGYDDRDLASPMVGIANPAADITPCNVHLDDVADAAIEGVDDAEGMPIEFGTITISDAISMGTEGMKASLISREMIADSVELVAFGERMDALVTVAGCDKNLPGMMMAAIRTDLPSVFLYGGSIMPGEHDGREITVQNVFEGVGAVSSGEMSEEELVEMEHEACPGAGSCGGMFTANTMASISEAIGLAPLGSAGAPAETDERYEIARRAGELALECVEAERTPSEVLSKLSFENAIAVQVAMGGSTNAVLHLLAMAAEAGIDLDIEEFDEISRRTPKIANLQPGGTRVMKDLWEQGGVPVVMRRLLAAGYVHGDAMTVTGRTIEEELAHLEDANEIPEDGEVDADFIYTTDDPYQDEGAIKILTGNLAPDGAVLKVTGDDAFHHEGPARVFENEEAAMKYVQEGHLESGDVLVIRNEGPRGGPGMREMLGVTAAVVGQGHEDDVALLTDGRFSGATRGPMIGHVAPEAADGGPIGLVEEGDTVTVDIPERTLSVDVSDGELAERRETWERAEPQYTTGVLAKYGATFGSAANGAVSNPGAKQE; translated from the coding sequence ATGAGTAACACGCCACAACAGGAGCGACGGGGCGAGAAACGAGAGGACCTGCCGAGTCGCGAGGTGACCGAGGGACCCGAACGCGCACCCCACCGCGCGATGTTCCGCGCAATGGGCTACGACGATCGGGACCTGGCCTCGCCGATGGTCGGGATCGCCAATCCCGCCGCCGACATCACCCCGTGTAACGTCCACCTCGACGACGTGGCCGACGCCGCCATCGAGGGCGTCGACGACGCCGAGGGGATGCCCATCGAGTTCGGGACGATCACCATCTCGGACGCGATCTCGATGGGGACTGAAGGAATGAAGGCCTCGCTCATCAGCCGGGAGATGATCGCCGATTCGGTTGAGCTCGTCGCCTTCGGCGAGCGCATGGACGCGCTGGTGACGGTCGCGGGCTGTGATAAGAACCTGCCGGGGATGATGATGGCCGCGATCCGCACGGACCTCCCCTCCGTGTTCCTCTATGGGGGCTCGATCATGCCCGGCGAGCACGACGGACGGGAGATCACAGTGCAGAACGTCTTCGAAGGCGTCGGCGCGGTCAGCTCCGGCGAAATGAGCGAGGAGGAATTAGTGGAAATGGAACACGAGGCCTGTCCCGGCGCGGGCTCGTGTGGCGGGATGTTCACCGCGAACACGATGGCCTCGATCTCGGAGGCGATCGGGCTCGCGCCGCTCGGCAGCGCGGGCGCGCCAGCCGAGACCGACGAACGCTACGAGATCGCCCGTCGGGCCGGCGAACTCGCCCTCGAATGCGTCGAGGCCGAGCGCACCCCCTCCGAGGTCCTCTCGAAGCTCTCCTTCGAGAACGCCATCGCCGTGCAGGTCGCGATGGGCGGCTCGACCAACGCCGTGCTCCACCTGCTTGCGATGGCCGCGGAGGCGGGCATCGACCTCGATATCGAGGAGTTCGACGAGATCTCGCGGCGGACGCCGAAGATTGCGAACCTCCAGCCCGGCGGTACCCGCGTGATGAAGGACCTCTGGGAGCAGGGCGGCGTCCCGGTCGTGATGCGCCGACTGCTTGCGGCGGGCTACGTCCACGGCGACGCGATGACCGTCACCGGGCGAACAATAGAGGAGGAACTCGCCCATCTGGAGGACGCAAACGAGATTCCCGAGGACGGCGAGGTCGACGCCGACTTCATCTACACTACCGACGACCCCTATCAGGACGAGGGCGCGATCAAGATCCTGACCGGGAACCTCGCACCCGACGGCGCGGTGCTGAAGGTGACCGGCGACGACGCATTCCACCACGAAGGGCCCGCGAGAGTGTTCGAGAACGAGGAAGCGGCGATGAAGTACGTCCAAGAGGGTCACCTCGAAAGCGGCGACGTGCTCGTCATCAGGAATGAAGGACCGCGCGGCGGGCCCGGGATGCGCGAGATGCTCGGCGTCACCGCCGCGGTCGTCGGCCAGGGTCACGAGGACGACGTGGCGCTTTTGACTGATGGTCGGTTCTCGGGTGCCACTCGGGGCCCGATGATCGGTCACGTCGCCCCCGAGGCCGCAGACGGCGGCCCGATCGGGCTCGTCGAGGAGGGCGATACGGTTACCGTGGACATCCCCGAGCGGACCCTCTCGGTCGACGTCAGCGACGGCGAGCTAGCAGAGCGCCGCGAGACGTGGGAACGCGCCGAGCCCCAGTATACGACGGGCGTGCTCGCGAAATACGGCGCGACCTTCGGCTCGGCGGCCAACGGCGCGGTGAGCAATCCCGGCGCGAAACAGGAATAG